Proteins found in one Sorghum bicolor cultivar BTx623 chromosome 1, Sorghum_bicolor_NCBIv3, whole genome shotgun sequence genomic segment:
- the LOC8070482 gene encoding malate dehydrogenase, cytoplasmic — MAKDPMRVLVTGAAGQIGYALVPMIARGVMLGADQPVILHMLDIPPAAEALNGVKMELVDAAFPLLKGVVATTDVVEACTGVNVAVMVGGFPRKEGMERKDVMSKNVSIYKAQASALEAHAAPNCKVLVVANPANTNALILKEFAPSIPEKNVTCLTRLDHNRALGQISERLSVQVSDVKNVIIWGNHSSTQYPDVNHATVKTSTGEKPVRELVADDEWLNGEFITTVQQRGAAIIKARKLSSALSAASSACDHIRDWVLGTPEGTFVSMGVYSDGSYGVPSGLIYSFPVTCSGGEWKIVQGLPIDEFSRKKLDATAQELSEEKTLAYSCLE, encoded by the exons ATGGCGAAGGACCCGATGCGCGTGCTCGTCACTGGCGCCGCAG GACAAATTGGATATGCTCTTGTTCCCATGATTGCGAGGGGAGTTATGCTTGGTGCAGACCAGCCTGTTATTCTGCACATGCTTGACATTCCGCCAGCAGCTGAAGCCCTTAACGGCGTTAAGATGgagttggttgatgctgcattTCCTCTTCTGAAGG GAGTTGTTGCAACAACTGATGTTGTGGAAGCCTGCACTGGTGTGAATGTGGCCGTCATGGTCGGTGGATTCCCCAGGAAGGAGGGAATGGAAAGGAAAGATGTTATGTCGAAAAATGTTTCAATCTACAAAGCCCAAGCATCTGCCCTTGAAGCCCATGCGGCCCCCAACTGCAAG GTTCTAGTGGTAGCCAACCCAGCAAACACCAATGCTCTTATCTTGAAAGAATTCGCTCCATCTATTCCTGAGAAGAACGTTACTTGCCTGACCCGTCTGGACCACAACAGGGCTCTTGGCCAGATTTCTGAGAGACTCAGTGTCCAAGTTAGTGATGTGAAGAACGTTATCATCTGGGGTAACCACTCATCCACCCAGTACCCTGATGTTAACCATGCCACAGTGAAGACTTCCACAGGGGAGAAGCCTGTTCGTGAGCTTGTTGCTGATGATGAGTG GCTTAATGGCGAATTCATCACAACTGTCCAACAGCGTGGTGCTGCAATCATCAAAGCGAGAAAGCTCTCCAGTGCTCTCTCAGCTGCTAGCTCTGCTTGTGACCACATTCGTgattgggttcttggaacccctGAG GGAACATTTGTTTCCATGGGTGTGTACTCTGATGGCTCATACGGTGTTCCTTCTGGACTTATTTACTCATTCCCAGTAACATGCAGTGGTGGTGAATGGAAAATCGTTCAAG GCCTCCCGATTGACGAGTTCTCAAGGAAGAAGTTGGACGCCACTGCCCAAGAGCTGTCGGAAGAGAAGACGCTTGCTTACTCATGCCTCGAGTAA